From a region of the Calonectris borealis chromosome 2, bCalBor7.hap1.2, whole genome shotgun sequence genome:
- the INSIG1 gene encoding insulin-induced gene 1 protein isoform X3 has product MPRLEHCAWSCSCAARGRHKTQLGDTAAGLAAKVGEMLSSSVSSPSLTLVGHGARSPSTSSASSSSTSSTLNWSQHLVQRSLVLFVVGAFMALVLNLLQIQRNVTLFPDEVISTLFSSAWWVPPCCGTAAAVVGLLYPCIDSHLGEPHKFKREWASVMRCIAVFVGINHASAKLDFANNVQLSLTLAALSLGLWWTFDRSRSGLGLGITIAFVATLITQFLVYNGVYQVFQRNHTMTKSLKKRAQCQCENNVTKMCSCFKLKII; this is encoded by the exons ATGCCCAGGCTGGAGCACTGCGCCTGGAGCTGTTCCTGCGCTGCCAGGGGAAGGCACAAAACCCAGCTGGGGGACACGGCTGCCGGGCTGGCCGCCAAGGTGGGCGAGATGCTGAGCTCCTCCGTCTCCAGCCCCTCGCTGACGTTGGTGGGTCACGGAGCacgcagccccagcacctccagcgccagcagcagcagcaccagcagcaccttGAACTGGAGTCAACACCTGGTGCAGAGGAGCCTGGTCCTCTTCGTCGTCGGTGCTTTCATGGCCCTGGTGCTGAACTTGCTGCAGATACAGAGAAATGTGACTCTGTTCCCTGACGAAGTGATTTCCACTCTCTTCTCCTCTGCCTGGTGGGTGCCTCCGTGCTGCGGGACAGCAGCAG CTGTCGTTGGCCTGCTGTATCCCTGCATTGACAGCCACCTTGGGGAACCACACAAATTCAAGAGAGAGTGGGCCAGCGTAATGCGATGTATAGCAGTTTTCGTTGGCATTAATCATGCAAGTGCT AAACTAGATTTTGCAAACAACGTCCAGCTGTCCCTGACTCTAGCAGCATTATCATTGGGTCTTTGGTGGACGTTTGATCGTTCAAGAAGTGGTCTCGGACTTGGAATTACAATAGCCTTTGTAGCGACTCTGATAACCCAGTTTCTTGTATATAATGGTGTTTATCA GGTATTCCAGAGAAACCACACAATGACTAAATCTT
- the INSIG1 gene encoding insulin-induced gene 1 protein isoform X1 has protein sequence MPRLEHCAWSCSCAARGRHKTQLGDTAAGLAAKVGEMLSSSVSSPSLTLVGHGARSPSTSSASSSSTSSTLNWSQHLVQRSLVLFVVGAFMALVLNLLQIQRNVTLFPDEVISTLFSSAWWVPPCCGTAAAVVGLLYPCIDSHLGEPHKFKREWASVMRCIAVFVGINHASAKLDFANNVQLSLTLAALSLGLWWTFDRSRSGLGLGITIAFVATLITQFLVYNGVYQYTSPDFLYIRSWLPCIFFSGGVTVGNIGRQLAMGIPEKPHND, from the exons ATGCCCAGGCTGGAGCACTGCGCCTGGAGCTGTTCCTGCGCTGCCAGGGGAAGGCACAAAACCCAGCTGGGGGACACGGCTGCCGGGCTGGCCGCCAAGGTGGGCGAGATGCTGAGCTCCTCCGTCTCCAGCCCCTCGCTGACGTTGGTGGGTCACGGAGCacgcagccccagcacctccagcgccagcagcagcagcaccagcagcaccttGAACTGGAGTCAACACCTGGTGCAGAGGAGCCTGGTCCTCTTCGTCGTCGGTGCTTTCATGGCCCTGGTGCTGAACTTGCTGCAGATACAGAGAAATGTGACTCTGTTCCCTGACGAAGTGATTTCCACTCTCTTCTCCTCTGCCTGGTGGGTGCCTCCGTGCTGCGGGACAGCAGCAG CTGTCGTTGGCCTGCTGTATCCCTGCATTGACAGCCACCTTGGGGAACCACACAAATTCAAGAGAGAGTGGGCCAGCGTAATGCGATGTATAGCAGTTTTCGTTGGCATTAATCATGCAAGTGCT AAACTAGATTTTGCAAACAACGTCCAGCTGTCCCTGACTCTAGCAGCATTATCATTGGGTCTTTGGTGGACGTTTGATCGTTCAAGAAGTGGTCTCGGACTTGGAATTACAATAGCCTTTGTAGCGACTCTGATAACCCAGTTTCTTGTATATAATGGTGTTTATCA GTATACATCCCCAGATTTTCTTTACATCCGTTCTTGGCTTCCATGTATATTTTTCTCAGGAGGTGTGACTGTAGGAAACATAGGACGCCAACTGGCTATG GGTATTCCAGAGAAACCACACAATGACTAA
- the INSIG1 gene encoding insulin-induced gene 1 protein isoform X2: MPRLEHCAWSCSCAARGRHKTQLGDTAAGLAAKVGEMLSSSVSSPSLTLVGHGARSPSTSSASSSSTSSTLNWSQHLVQRSLVLFVVGAFMALVLNLLQIQRNVTLFPDEVISTLFSSAWWVPPCCGTAAAVVGLLYPCIDSHLGEPHKFKREWASVMRCIAVFVGINHASAKLDFANNVQLSLTLAALSLGLWWTFDRSRSGLGLGITIAFVATLITQFLVYNGVYQYTSPDFLYIRSWLPCIFFSGGVTVGNIGRQLAMQQPK; the protein is encoded by the exons ATGCCCAGGCTGGAGCACTGCGCCTGGAGCTGTTCCTGCGCTGCCAGGGGAAGGCACAAAACCCAGCTGGGGGACACGGCTGCCGGGCTGGCCGCCAAGGTGGGCGAGATGCTGAGCTCCTCCGTCTCCAGCCCCTCGCTGACGTTGGTGGGTCACGGAGCacgcagccccagcacctccagcgccagcagcagcagcaccagcagcaccttGAACTGGAGTCAACACCTGGTGCAGAGGAGCCTGGTCCTCTTCGTCGTCGGTGCTTTCATGGCCCTGGTGCTGAACTTGCTGCAGATACAGAGAAATGTGACTCTGTTCCCTGACGAAGTGATTTCCACTCTCTTCTCCTCTGCCTGGTGGGTGCCTCCGTGCTGCGGGACAGCAGCAG CTGTCGTTGGCCTGCTGTATCCCTGCATTGACAGCCACCTTGGGGAACCACACAAATTCAAGAGAGAGTGGGCCAGCGTAATGCGATGTATAGCAGTTTTCGTTGGCATTAATCATGCAAGTGCT AAACTAGATTTTGCAAACAACGTCCAGCTGTCCCTGACTCTAGCAGCATTATCATTGGGTCTTTGGTGGACGTTTGATCGTTCAAGAAGTGGTCTCGGACTTGGAATTACAATAGCCTTTGTAGCGACTCTGATAACCCAGTTTCTTGTATATAATGGTGTTTATCA GTATACATCCCCAGATTTTCTTTACATCCGTTCTTGGCTTCCATGTATATTTTTCTCAGGAGGTGTGACTGTAGGAAACATAGGACGCCAACTGGCTATG CAACAGCCTAAATAA